From Pseudoxanthomonas sp. YR558, the proteins below share one genomic window:
- a CDS encoding DUF2244 domain-containing protein, whose protein sequence is MIEVVPSSWDGHGAWLRLRPPRALSRRQFVMLFAALSGAMWIVAMLGWWGGNAFAPAFALLHSAIVATALRALWRSGERSEDIHIGPDAVEVSTSRSGAVFRAHPYWVRLSIEREGERISLASSGRQVQVGDFLGPAERRELADTLQDLLAAASGRNR, encoded by the coding sequence ATGATCGAAGTGGTGCCGTCATCGTGGGACGGACACGGCGCGTGGCTCCGGCTACGGCCGCCGAGGGCGCTGTCGCGCCGCCAGTTCGTGATGTTGTTCGCGGCACTGTCGGGTGCGATGTGGATCGTCGCCATGCTGGGCTGGTGGGGAGGCAATGCCTTCGCGCCGGCCTTTGCATTGCTCCATTCGGCCATCGTGGCCACGGCGCTGCGCGCGCTGTGGCGCAGTGGCGAACGGAGCGAGGACATCCATATCGGGCCGGATGCCGTGGAGGTGAGTACCTCCCGGTCCGGGGCGGTGTTCCGGGCGCATCCCTACTGGGTACGCCTGAGCATCGAGCGGGAAGGCGAAAGGATTTCGCTGGCATCCAGCGGGAGGCAGGTCCAGGTCGGTGACTTCCTGGGGCCGGCCGAACGCCGGGAGCTGGCGGACACGTTGCAGGATTTACTGGCGGCCGCGAGTGGCCGCAACCGATGA